ataatccagaccctgagatagtccagacccgccctaatcagcactgtttcagcagtgagaggaggccctgctccccagggtcccggcgcccaagcaggcctcacttcaaagccttgacatcctccctttcggagtgtgaagcataggaatgcaaactgcttgcaactcccttatctttccagcctgcaccagttctggggccctttctcactgaactagggagtgcggcctaaggcttcagcaaatgtagctactcatgctaagcaagttttatagaagttgtgctaagcggcaataatttacagtccaggtcccaaagtctctgcccgattgtggtgtggttcagcacaggctcggtgtgtcctgggtggtcgcagggagaccatttcgggggtcgcagcagctcagtcctgtttccgccggggacagatggcttgttcaggattatggtttgcttgcaccttatgtgccaagaaatgtttaaggcaaaagttcactcatctgtctgccacagccTTCCATAAGCTGTTCCCTTGAAAGCCAAATTCCCTTGAAATCTTATTAATTGTCTGTATTTTTCAGTTCTCAAACCTGCAGCAgtgattatttttcagttttacctTCAAAGTGCCTCTTAATTCGATGGTGCATTTTCTCTGCTCTTCCATTTCTTTACAGGGCACATAACCATTACAAACTATCTGTTGAACTATTTTCCTGGACTTGATATTGAGAAGAGGAACGTGTTTGGATTTACCGCCCTGATGAAATCTGCAATGCAGGGCCGCACCGAATGTGTCAGAGCCTTGATGCTGGCAGGTATGCCGAGTGCTTCACTGCTTTTTCTTCGTCATCTAACTGTAAATACTAGACGGTcacacatggggaaaaaaattgctcttcACACCGGAGTACAGGAAATATGTTTCTTGCAGTTGGTGCTTGGCTCCTTGACTGCATTTCCAGTGTTCTTAGAGGGGTGAAGGGTTCCTGGAGGGGAAACTGAAGGGCAGGAGACACTGGAACAACATCCTCTAAAGGAGCAGGACCAGGCCATTGGCAGGGCTATACACTGTggtggccttttttgccacaacaTTGTATGTTTTTCATATATTAAATGATTAATACGTAAATTAGTAGttaataaataacaaataattagtacaaataaataagtaaataatacaGCTAtagtaatatatattattatagtATCGTTGCAGATATTTAACACAAGGCAAGTAGTATGGAAATGATAATAGATTGCATTGTATCTGTCTGGACCAAGAATCCAGCGGATCTGTTTCGCTGCAGGCTTGAGACCGTGAATAATTTCAGCCTTTTTGCTATCACAGAAGCGTCACCCTTCATGATATGAATGTTTTAAGTAGACAGGCATTTATCAAGCATGGTGATATTATATTCATCCATTTTCATAATATCTAGTTTCTAGATGTTGATATGACATAGCAAGTGATCAGATAATGTGGTAACTGGTATgttatttttttgcaatgttcTCTAGCCTCTTATGCTGGAATCAGTGTTTTGAAATCAAATCATTCATTTTGCAGTGAAATTTTTATGGAGAAAATTATAAAATGACAGTTAGAGTCCTGCTCAATACAGCTGCTCTTTTTTGAATGCACTTTGTGCAGACGCCAGCTCAAAATTTCCCAGTGCTAGTTATAAATTGTCAATTAAAACGAAACTTCCATCCCAAGACCTTATGACTTGTCAAGTTGACCTTACAGTCTCATGACTTTCTATTATTGTCACTGAAGATTtgatgtttctttctgttttggtcACTAGAAGCTGTTCCACAATGTTCCCATCCCTTGAGATAACTCAGTCTTAGTTATTACACTTTTTGTACAAAAAATGTCAGTATCAGAGTTCAAGGTGTGGTTGCTGCGTCTGGGATCTCTATAGCCACCTTCTCCATCATGAATCTTCTTCATATTTCATCAGCAAAGAGAATATTGGGAAGAACAAACCTTGGGCCAGCCAGGAAAATGGCTTCATTAGGCTCCGTATAGGGTTTACTTACATGAAGTTGTACTGGCCTGCCTGTGCATTAGCAGTAGTGACAACATCAAAGAACATCCGTTGGCTAAAGAGGTGTAGAGCTAATATACTCTAAGTTCCCAAACTGCAGTTTATTTACAGGTTTTGGTGAGTACTTTGCAGGTCTGCACATCTTCAACTCAAAACATGACCCCCAAAGGCAGTGTGGTAAATTGCCTGTCCCCATTTAATATGTGGGGCTTTTTTAACACTCTGCAGTCTGGTGAAACACAGGAAGGGAGCTGTTGGAATGGATTTAGAAATACTTCGTAGTTTAAGGGATAATTGGTGGCTGCTAGTTTGTTGAAGAAGATGAAAGAATTTGTTATTGAAAGGttttggcaaaaaagaaaatctcacaaATGAAACAGCTCCTGAAGTTCCAGCAAAATTCTGTGTTAGAAAGTAAGACATGGAAATATGGGGGGAACCATCCACAATCAGCCATGAGCCTACTTGCATAACCTGTGACTTTCATACAGCTACATGGAGATGTGTGTGTTTAGAAAGAATTACATCAAGGCAGTTTTAAAATCCAGTGTCTCTTTAGTGGCTTGGGTAAGATCTCTAGTGACTGGCACCTCCTTGTGGCAACACAGGAGGTCAGTAAAGGAAAACAACTCACCTTCCAAGCTGCCTAAGTATGGATTTAGCAGTCAGATGGGGAAGAGGTAGAGGCAAAGCGTAACAGATGGTTGGAACTGGATTTTCAAAGTGACTGCTCTTTCTGAAGCTTGAGTTCCTGGAGGGTGGCCAAGGTCAGTCACTGCAAGATTGAGATACTAGACACTTGGCCGTAACGTTTACTCTTTCGAAGTGAATCCTCAGAACGTATGAATTTGCTATTTGTGAATGCAAAGTGAGCAAGAGAACAAGTGAGTTGCTTATCTACAATTTGCAACAGGCCGCGACGCTGCCAAGTCCTCAGTGCTGTCAGCATTCAGCACGGGGCTTCCCAGAGCAGGAGCACAGAAATGCCAGCCGTAGTTCTCATCTCCGGCCTAGTTGTAATCTCCCGTGTAAACTCAGTGCTGCTTTAAGTGAAATCATTGGAGGGGTTATAGACTCAGGGACTCTGGGGTTTCAATACTATGTATAAAATAGCTCAGTAGCAGATGCGTGCCTTCCCGCATTCTTTCACTGCTGTCTGAAAGCTTAGCATTCCCAATGGGTTGGCCATCCAGTCTGCCATCTTTACGCACTCCTTTTTAAACAGCTGTCCTCAGCCACCCTCACCAAGTCCCTCCTGAGAAAGCTCTCTTGtggctttgctttttctctctgatcTGATGCTTATTCCTGAAGCTCCTGCTAGGAGCTGTCTAACCCAAAGTTCTGCTCAGAGTCCTTTTGCATTGCAAGGCCAAGCAAGAGGAGCGTATTTTTCCCTCAGGAAGCCCAGTAGGGTTTGTTGGCAGTCTCAGATTCAGCTGAGCTGGACAGCAGACACTTTGGTTGGAAACATATCAGCAAGGATGTTGGTTTTGCATCTCAAGGGACATAAAACCTTTTTAGTCAAACAGCATATTGCTATCTCAAAGTGGCAGGTGCATTCAAACTAGTTATGTTGAAAAGTAATGTTCAATTTTCCTAGGAAAATCAGGGCACATGGCAGATGCAATTTTTCCATAAGAAAACCTGTGGGCTGCACTTACATTGGAATGACAATTAGTTCAATAATACTGCTATAACATTTTAAAAGGGATATGACTATTCATGTCTCATCCAGATGAAACATTCTTCTGAATGACAAGTTAGTTTAGCAACGTCTCTGGTTTTGTACAGAAACCATACCACTATAGTAAACCATGTCTTAGAAGAGATTTTGTGACACAAGGTACAAAGTCAGCATTGATTTCTACTGAAAGATCTGGGAGAGGAGAACGTGGCTGAGTAACAGGGTCTTGATTCCACCCACTCTTCACTGACATTTGTCCATAGCTTTTGTTGTTATTAACTTCTTCAAACCTTGCTGCCTTTGAGCCCTCACAATCTTTTTCTCAGTCCACAGCTAATGAActcttttatttaattaaatcttCTTCCTCTTTGCTACCTTTCTGCCTTCCAGTCTGGGACTCATGGTTGACTCCCTGCAGTAGCCCGATACTTTGTCTCTGAATGATACTTTCTGCAAACTTTGTATAAACTGACATCGTTCTCATCAACCTCTTTGATTAGGGTGTCTCCCTCCATTCACATTGACTCTTGGACTGTTTCTCTAGCATCCTCTTTTCAAGTGTTTCCTCAGGAACTCAGGAATCAGCTGGTACTTAATAGCGTTAAAATTCTGACCACTTTCCCCATAGTCTCCTCTTTGCTGCAATTTTTCTGTAGTGACAGAACATCCTTTGTCTGGAATGGGAGCCATTGCAGACTAGTTCCTGGTTGTCATTCCTGATATCTAGTCCTCCTCATGCCTCTTTGAAATGTTATCATCAAGATAATCCAtgctgagaaaaatattttatcatgatGTTTCTCTGGCCTTTCCCTCAGATCTCACTGTCTGGACATTTCCATCTTCCAAGGCAATGTGACAGAATGTCTTTTCTTTTGTGGCAAGATCGGTGTAGGTCAGTTTTGTGTTGGCTGTTTGAAGATAGTGCTTCAGCCAACAGAGAAGTCCTTCAAGAAGTCAAAAGTTGTAGCCTGTTCATATTCCACCTTAAAACTTTTAGAAGAAACTCAGAAAGTATCTACAGGGTTAGTGATATATGAAAACCACAACTGAATGTTGAAGAGCTCCATTATATTTAAAACAGCCAGGCAATGTGCCAGTACCTGTCCCATTGAATATATGGCAGTTTTGTAGAACATAGTCTGTATTCTGGACCGTGCAAAGCTCCCTCTGAGATCAACTGAAGtttaaaagcagaatataaaacaaaagattttatttGCAGCTTAAGAACATGTCTACTGAAACCAGAGAATTTGGTTGAGCAAGTCAATATGACTAATCACATCTAGGTGTATCCTATAATTGCAATCCAAATGCTGTGGCATTGTGATGGACAGTATTTAGACTTTGGAGTTTTTGATCACTTATGTGCTATCTTACTTTTAAGTGATAGAGTCAGTAGGAAATTTTTTGAAATTAAGAGGAGATTATTCTTTACAAGGAGGGTTATAGGAAAATTATTGCAATAAAACTGAATGTGAGAACTTAAAGAAGGGGAAGGTGATAGTTATTCACAAAATCTCTAAATAAGTTGATTTTACTCACTTGCACTCATTCTTCTGTTGATTTCATTCATTCTCCCACATACCCATCTACTCTAAAGGACCCAGATGTGTGTGCCAAAGGGGTCTGGCCAGGATCATTTGTGTGTGATGCAGAGGACATGTGACACTGGCTGTCAATCATGTCATCAATCAATCATCATGTCTCTGAGGTTCTTTTTGGTTGACGACAGCAAGCTAATTTTTGGACAAATCTTTTATACACTTTAGGAGTCATCAGCTGTTATGCCACAGAGTCTTTGCTCATTGTTCCTTCTTTTGTGATTTTATGTTTGAATATATGCCCGTAGTCAGTTTTCCTGTTGGACTAACAGGAAAGGGAATCTTAACTGTGATGTGTGACACCCCTTGTTACCATGCTCTTGGTCATTGCTCTTCCACTGATAAGACAAGACCAGAGTCTTCCTTCTATGCCATGGTCTCATCAGAGTGCAGGCCTTTTGGTATTGACACAGACAACACATTCCTCAATTTTCCAGCGGGGATCAGAGACCTGCATGATCAATACCAGTTGTTTTATTTAAccctttcttttgctgtttcttctgtgtgcttACATATACACACATCCATTCATACTTGACTCATACCTATCTTAATATTTCGGTTACAAATGTCTACTGCAGAAGTTAGCCTACTGAGAGGAGAAAACGTTCCCCAAACTTCAGGATATGACAGGCAAGAGAGTTGAAGCTTGGAGTTGAGGACCTGCCTGCCAGGACACAGTGGTCAGAAAGAgttatgtatatatgtaatttttatttccatattgtTTTACTTAATTGTTTTAAGTTTTCCCTATTTGAAAACTTAGATTTCTTGTTTATATCTACCACAATGCTCTGGCTGAACCAAGGTCCTGTCACAAGTGTGTCTCGCAAATACCATGACTGTGTCTAGAGTATAAATGCCTGGCACGTCACATTACGAAGTTACTCGGTTGCTAACGTGTTTGGCTGTATTTTACCTGAACTATTCTATGTTGAGTGTCTGCCTCAGACTGAGGCCAGTCAGACCAATTTGGTTATGTTTGGAAGAGGGCTTTTTGGAGTCAGGCAGCAGTTCTGCCAACACTTCTGTCTGCATTGAGCATGTTTTGTCCTTTACAGAGCTCTCGCGTGTAAGGGGAGTTAAGCATACCCCATCCTCATTGACAAATGCCCACAGTCCACCCTAATATCAGGACTAAGAGGACTTCCCTGCAGTTTTCTGGTTGCCAGGGAATATAGCAGCTTTGGATAATACTACGGGAATTATAAAGGATAATGTAGAGCAAAATAGGAAGTTTGTTCCTTCTGTTACTCTTGTAGTCTGATGTcctggagaagaagaagaagaatataaCTCCACTTGAAAACAAAAGAGTGAAGAAGAAGGACTGAAGCCCATGTGATAGAGTTTATAGGAATATGGAAGAAACAGAAGGAGGGCAGAGTTAGACCAAGATGtagaaaaaaataggaagaaagtaTGGTGATGGGGACAGATAACAGAATTGGATGGATAAAGATAGAAAAGGTTATAATTTGGGAGGGAGGTAGGGAGCACAGGTAAAAAGATAATAACAACTAGGGATCATTTCTTTCCAGGACCTAAAACTGTACGTCAAATACCTGAGCCTCTGCTGAGTAGCATGTGTCCAACTTGCTTTTTGTGGCTAGTTCACGTGGGGAATAATAGCCAGCTTTTGATAACAATTGCTTCATTTGCTCAAGGGTGGAAATCTAAGCTACAGGAGAAGAGCTGTTCTGGGGTCAGACTGAAGGTCTTATCCAGTCTCTTACATGTATACAAACTTCCCTTATATCTGATAACCCTTGTCACCATCCTCTGAACTTTTTCTAATTCTACTGTGTCCTTCCAAAGAAGGGATATAGAACATGAATTGCAaacgtgggttttttttttctctctctctctctctctcttcttctttttaatgccTTCCTAGTAATTCCTTGTATTCTATTTACTATTTTCGCCACTAGTGAGCGTGAAGTTGATGTTTTCATGAACCTCTTTATTATTAGCTCAAGATCTCTCTTCTGAGTGGCAATGATCAGTGCAAAGCCCATTATTCTGTAAATGAAGGATTTTTGTATATTCAATTGTGTCTTTCCATGTTCATGGAAGTCTTTCCTGCAAGCCTGAGTGAATGGATTTTAAAATGACAGGTGAAATTCAATGCAGTTGAAATTTCTTTATGTCACTCTGTGCGTTGTTTTAAGAGAATTTCATATATACAACCTtagtttttatattgtttttttttttgtatccaTCAAGAGTTCAGAAAGCCAGGAACCATAATCTCTCCTTATTGCATGTGCATTTTGGCACAAATATGGTAGTATGTCATGTGGGATATTTTCTTGCAAGGACCTATGTGATGCAACTCTGATCATGGCAACAGAAATGTAGACATTCTCATTAATTAACATcagttgtttttcttctatttaaggGGCAAATGTTCACGCAACAGACCCAAGTCGTGGACTGACTTCATGGGAATGGGCTTGTTACACAGGAAGGTCAGAATCTGCCTTCATCATGCAAAAGCTGATGGACAGGCCATGCCCAGAACAGTTTTGTGATCAATATAAACCAGAATGGCCAAAGATGAAGGAACTTCTTGCCAAGGCTGCGGAGCCAAAGAGCTGTTTGCAGAGGATTTCAGAGTGCATGAGATCAGCAGTTTCATTCCGGGCTTACCATGGCCCAGAAGAAGATGGGGTCCTTGATCACATGGTCAGGGTGACAACAAGCTTAGGCAGTCCTTTTATTGCTCTGTCATGCAGGACTGTGTGCCCGGGAAGCCCACCTTCTGTGGGAAAACGCAGACTGGCCGTGCAGGAAATCCTTCggaagcagagagctgagcaAATCCGATCTCAGGACAAAGACCATGCTAGCAGCTATGAGAGGTTATTTCAGAACTCCAAAGTCACGCTGATCCCCAAAAAGAAGGACCGTCGAGCCAGTCTGCAGCCCGCCAGCCTTGCAGTACCTGAAGTGAGCACTGTAGCCCTCAGGAAAGCAAGTCTCTTGCCGCTCCACCTTTTGAGACGGAGCAGTGTGAGACCAGGATTTGTCATCCCCAAAGTCCGCATCATCAAGGCTCCTCCACCCACCTACCAGCCAGAAAATGCGAGACGGAGGAGCAGTGCTAGAGATGACCCATATTTGCAGATTCCTAAATGGAGATACAAGGAGCTGAAAGAGGAGCggaagaaggcagaggaagtggaaaagaaaaaagcactggaGGCTCAAAAACAGAGGCAGGCATCTCCTGCCAGATGCAGGACCTGATTTAATGGCAGTTGCATATAAGGTTTTATGGCTGTTAGTCTTGTTATCTGGGCAAGATAACAGACTGCATGCACCACACATGTGCGTTATGCGTAGAGCTGGAATAATGGCCTTCTTGGCGCAGAACCAGGCCATGGGCTATGCCACAGTATATCTGATGGAGTGCGAAGGTATTTTGGGGTGGAAGATAGAGGAGATTTTGCCTGTCTGCTGTTGGTAGCAAGTTTAAATGGTGCCAtccttttgtggttttttttccagttccagGTGAATGACTGAGAAAAGGCttgaaatgaaacaagaacatGTGTGTGAAAGGGTCATATTTTGTGTTTATTCATTTTGTAACAGACAAAATTAAGGAGCTGTGGTCTTGACACTAGGTattctttcctctccttgttTAGGTAGATGTATTGCAAGGTTTTATAGTAATGATGAGAAGTTTTAATTATACCATGGTGTTGGTGGGCAGTGAAAATCCAGGTCTACAATTGTTTTGAATATGCTAAGCACTTTATGGCATTTTAATTCCAGTAATCAAAATTTAAGATAGGATAGATATTAAAATCTACAGCTCTATACAGTCTGTATGGATGCAGTTCTTAATGCTGTTGTTCTATTGAATATAAAAAGGGCTGTatatgaaatatttctgcagtttaAGGAGTTGATATCCTCTGCAGATATAAATCAGGTGCAGGGCCTGATTTTCGTTAAAGGCCAGACAACATGAGCTAATTTTTGAATGCCATGGTCACCTAAGATTTACCTCCCCCATTAAGTTTCCTTACATCTGCTATCTGTTGTCTCCTCTTTAGTCTCAGGGAATTTTTTGTCATTGCATTTAACTGTGAAACAAGGGAGCTGGTGAACCACaggcaggctttttttttgttggtatTTAGATTCCTGTTAAAAAACAGACTAGGTTTATTGTGAACTTCACCTGTAGGATCTTTGCAGATTATAACAGGACAGGATAATTATGCAATTTCCAGAAATTCAAGCAGGTATCAAGCACAGCCATATGCCATGAAAATCCAGCCAGAGAGGCAGTATCAGGCAGCTCAGCCACTAGTGTTTGGAAACCTTGGTTAGTCGTCATTGTACGCTTTGATATTATGCATCTGGGTGCCTTGGTAGGACAGTACTTCACTCCTCTGTCtcaacactggggaaaaaaaagttccttaATACTGAGGTTAGAGCAGGAACTGGTTGTGCAGTTCCAGAGATGAAGACTACCATGTCCACCATCCTGTCCCAGACCCTTTCTGGAGACCATGAGGCTAATTGTAATCCTACTGCCCTGCCAAGTCGAAGACTTTCAGAACtattctcccatccccaaacttgaTCTAAACTGCCAGGTTGGTGAGAGTAGCACTTAATGCTACAGAAACACATCATTACTTGATATGCATGAGCGCTCTTGAAAGTGGTAATTCCCATAGGTTGCTGCAAGTCCTTTAGGTCCATATTAAGTCTGTCTTTGGTTTTACCAGAAGTCAGTCATGCTAAACCCTGGCAAATTCTGGTAAGAAAGGGCTCTACATTTACTGCTTGCTGAAGAAAGACACATTCATAAAGGCAGAGgtcaaaagcaaacagcaaatcATGAAGGAAATACTCAGCCTACGTTTTTTTTCTCAGGCTTTGCTTCTACTTGAAATGAAATGTGCTCTTGTGCATTCTGTTCATGGTATCTCTCTGTTGGAGTCTGAGTAGAccttagctgctgctgctgttaacaTCAGTTGTGTGCATTTCATAGGCACTAAGCTTGTATTGGATTTTGTGTGACCAGAATATAAGGCAGAAGCTGAAACTCATTTCATTTGGGGAGAGGGAAAACAATGTTTTAGCTCTCTGTGGCAAAGCCATCACgatggattttttgttgttgttgttgtcataaCACCATATTGAATGGTTCAACTGGTAATTTTTGTTTACTGCCAGCCCAGTGTACTTAATATTTAGCATTCAGATTCAGCAAAAGCAACCTGTGCTGCAAGGTGAACCCTTGAATTTGCACTCTCAGTATCACTTGCAGGAAACGTACAGTTGACAGGTGCTCTCAGGGATTAACATACTGTATGTTAGAATTAGAGGCTGAAAATGAAGCCTGTTTTCTAACCCTTTGTACTTTATTATGTATATGAGTATAAACATGTGATGTTTCCATTAAAAGAAGCACAAGCTGTGAAACTTATTGGAGAGCTTATTCTTCAGAGAGATTCAGGGATGTTGCCTTCACTTTTCAGGAGATCAAAAGTTCACCCACTTTTGTTAGTGAACTCATCAGTAACATCTGAAAGCGGTTTGGTTTACCTGGGAGGAGCTGACTTCCACTCCTTGTGAATGTTTCGCTGTGAATAAAAGAAAACCACGACATTTGTCCATATGTTGGACTTTGGTTGGTGGTGTCTCTGTAGAGATAACAGTTCCTTATATGACCTGCAGTCACATTTTTTTACTGCAAGTAGACGCTACCCTGGTATCACTAGAGATGGTGTGACTGAATTCTCTGTAGCTGTTTAAGGCTTTGGACTTTGTTGGCTGGGAGCTGCCGGCACAGAGCTCTCGAGGGCTGCCCCTCTCAGCGTGACCCTGCAGCTCCTGCCATCTGATACTCGTGGGGGAGCCTGATGGG
This Dromaius novaehollandiae isolate bDroNov1 chromosome 2, bDroNov1.hap1, whole genome shotgun sequence DNA region includes the following protein-coding sequences:
- the ANKRD33B gene encoding ankyrin repeat domain-containing protein 33B; amino-acid sequence: MVLLSGAAAKLAGQREQPARPDPGAAAEGQDEREEEEEDCEEYEDFSELPDSCSIASDDSFYPPGGPEDEEEDGWSLGPAERDSPEALSLFRACCTNNAVVLRALLRQGPEEDEVRETDRNRRNGLIVACYQGYVDIVIALAQCPHLDVNWQDNEGNTALITAAQAGHITITNYLLNYFPGLDIEKRNVFGFTALMKSAMQGRTECVRALMLAGANVHATDPSRGLTSWEWACYTGRSESAFIMQKLMDRPCPEQFCDQYKPEWPKMKELLAKAAEPKSCLQRISECMRSAVSFRAYHGPEEDGVLDHMVRVTTSLGSPFIALSCRTVCPGSPPSVGKRRLAVQEILRKQRAEQIRSQDKDHASSYERLFQNSKVTLIPKKKDRRASLQPASLAVPEVSTVALRKASLLPLHLLRRSSVRPGFVIPKVRIIKAPPPTYQPENARRRSSARDDPYLQIPKWRYKELKEERKKAEEVEKKKALEAQKQRQASPARCRT